The Brassica oleracea var. oleracea cultivar TO1000 chromosome C6, BOL, whole genome shotgun sequence genome includes a region encoding these proteins:
- the LOC106298890 gene encoding ethylene-responsive transcription factor ERF018: MVKKAMKEEEEAEMRNSSMQSKYKGVRKRKWGKWVSEIRLPNSRERIWLGSFDTPEKAARAFDAAQFCLRGCQSGFNFPDNPPSISGGRSLSPPEIREAAARYANAQDDGILITTGEEESVLSETRPESPSTTSVSEAATSLDCDLSFLDTLPNDFGMFSVFDDFSDGFSGDQFTEVLPVEDYGDVIFDESLFLWDF; this comes from the coding sequence ATGGTGAAGAAAGCGATGAAGGAGGAAGAAGAGGCAGAGATGAGAAACTCGTCGATGCAGTCAAAGTACAAAGGCGTGAGGAAGAGGAAGTGGGGCAAATGGGTTTCGGAGATCAGACTTCCCAACAGCAGAGAGCGAATCTGGCTAGGCTCTTTCGACACTCCCGAGAAGGCGGCGCGTGCCTTCGACGCCGCCCAGTTTTGTCTCCGCGGCTGCCAATCCGGTTTCAATTTCCCCGATAATCCGCCGTCGATCTCCGGCGGAAGGTCGTTATCGCCTCCGGAGATCCGGGAAGCGGCTGCTCGATACGCAAACGCTCAGGACGACGGTATTCTCATCACCACCGGAGAAGAAGAATCGGTTTTGTCCGAAACCCGACCGGAGTCTCCTTCAACAACCTCCGTGTCTGAAGCAGCTACGTCGCTGGATTGCGATCTATCGTTCTTAGACACGCTTCCTAATGATTTCGGGATGTTTTCTGTGTTTGATGACTTCTCCGACGGCTTCTCCGGCGATCAGTTTACAGAGGTTTTACCCGTTGAAGATTACGGAGATGTGATTTTTGATGAGTCTCTGTTTCTTTGGGATTTTTAA
- the LOC106300691 gene encoding uncharacterized protein LOC106300691: MILSKRSHLMIRKLSEMLVPRSRSAIKPDDYSASPRSPLDMKFPSPVNSKRYGSGGVGLGIVAALEESRIGINRYDPVCFSGRFRGPEIDLSEEEYTCVTSRDGTTKVYYSDDGFENGSGCDDRRRHKPVVQPPVIKRRVFRDNPTEFLNSCCLCKKRLQGKDVYMYKGEMGFCSAECRSVQIMNDERKEQSKQQVLRNVDVLSSPYAGEQSFSAGIFVF, encoded by the exons ATGATACTAAGCAAGAGATCTCATCTAATGATCCGTAAACTGTCAGAGATGTTGGTTCCAAGAAGCCGGTCTGCCATCAAACCGGATGATTACTCGGCGAGTCCGAGAAGTCCGTTGGATATGAAGTTTCCATCGCCGGTTAACTCAAAACGTTACGGTTCAGGCGGTGTCGGTTTGGGTATCGTGGCTGCGTTGGAAGAAAGTAGAATTGGGATTAACCGGTACGATCCGGTTTGTTTCTCCGGGAGATTCCGAGGCCCTGAGATTGATCTGTCGGAGGAGGAATACACTTGCGTGACGAGCCGTGATGGGACGACGAAAGTGTATTACAGCGACGACGGGTTTGAAAATGGGTCGGGGTGCGATGATCGGAGAAGGCATAAACCGGTGGTTCAACCACCGGTTATTAAGAGACGGGTTTTTAGGGATAATCCGACAGAGTTTCTGAACTCGTGTTGCTTGTGTAAGAAGAGACTTCAAGGCAAAGACGTTTACATGTACAA AGGAGAGATGGGATTCTGCAGTGCAGAGTGTAGATCAGTGCAGATAATGAACGACGAGCGAAAGGAGCAATCTAAACAGCAAGTTTTGAGAAACGTCGACGTTTTGAGCTCTCCATATGCCGGCGAACAGAGTTTCTCCGCCGGGATATTCGTATTTTAG